In Bos indicus isolate NIAB-ARS_2022 breed Sahiwal x Tharparkar chromosome 2, NIAB-ARS_B.indTharparkar_mat_pri_1.0, whole genome shotgun sequence, a single genomic region encodes these proteins:
- the LOC109576143 gene encoding proproteinase E: MGDLVFHHLFREWGTVGPPPIFCPILKPWAMHPFLIVSKVMMIQLLSFLLLVALASGFSQPFSRPSSRVVNGEDAVPYSWSWQGIQSGPHCMLPVSLQYEKDGAFHHTCGGSLIAPDWVVTAGHCISTSRTYQVVLGEYDRSVLEGSEQVIPINAGDLFVHPLWNSNCVACGNDIALVKLSRSAQLGDKVQLANLPPAGDILPNEAPCYISGWGRLYTGGPLPDKLQEALLPVVDYEHCSQWDWWGITVKKTMVCAGGDTRSGCNGDSGGPLNCPAADGSWQVHGVTSFVSAFGCNTIKKPTVFTRVSAFIDWIDETIASN, translated from the exons ATGGGAGACCTGGTGTTCCACCACCTGTTCCGGGAATGGGGCACAGTAGGGCCCCCCCCCATCTTCTGCCCTATATTAAAGCCTTGGGCTATGCATCCCTTTCTTATCGTCTCAAAAGTCATGATGATCCAGCTGCTGAGTTTTCTCCTACTTGTGGCCCTTG CCTCGGGCTTCAGCCAGCCTTTCTCCCGCCCCTCCTCCAGAGTTGTCAACGGCGAGGACGCGGTCCCCTACAGCTGGTCCTGGCAG GGCATCCAGTCCGGACCCCACTGCATGCTTCCG GTCTCCCTGCAGTATGAAAAGGACGGAGCGTTTCACCACACCTGCGGCGGCAGCCTCATTGCCCCTGACTGGGTCGTAACCGCGGGCCACTGCATCTC GACCTCCCGGACCTACCAGGTGGTGCTGGGCGAGTATGACCGCTCTGTGCTGGAGGGCTCCGAGCAGGTGATACCCATCAACGCCGGGGACCTCTTCGTGCACCCTCTCTGGAACTCCAACTGCGTGGCCTGCGG caaCGACATCGCCCTCGTCAAGCTCTCGCGCAGCGCCCAGCTGGGAGACAAGGTCCAGCTCGCCAACCTCCCTCCCGCCGGCGACATCCTGCCCAATGAAGCCCCCTGCTACATCAGCGGCTGGGGCCGTCTCTACA CTGGCGGGCCGCTGCCGGACAAGCTACAGGAGGCGCTGCTGCCCGTGGTGGACTATGAGCACTGCTCCCAGTGGGACTGGTGGGGCATCACTGTGAAGAAAACCATGGTGTGCGCCGGCGGGGACACCCGCTCCGGCTGCAAC GGTGACTCTGGAGGACCCCTCAACTGCCCAGCAGCAGATGGCTCCTGGCAGGTCCATGGCGTGACCAGCTTCGTTTCTGCCTTTGGCTGCAACACCATCAAGAAGCCCACGGTGTTCACACGAGTCTCAGCCTTCATTGATTGGATTGACGAG accATTGCAAGCAACTAA